From one Cloacibacillus sp. genomic stretch:
- a CDS encoding molybdopterin-dependent oxidoreductase produces the protein MNDDWKTTACPYDCPCACSMLARVNGGIIELRVNPANRQCSFICAKGRRFIKRINDPRRLLHPLLRRGAEWVKISWDEALGLWAEKISAAVKDCGPLSVMSFASAGSMTFSKRLIPAFYAALGGFTKTKGTLCSSIGSAGLKESTCGFGVPYVPLEDISTARGLLFWGRNSRHTQPQMAPCLAALRRGGGETACVEVRLSATAAQSNCFWRISPGGDWALAAWLCRRLADDKRDCRGWRARVINHEEFLNALHNADKDWLLSQAGLSNETAEEIYRWLLSHYPVVHIPAYGAQRYLHGDMQFRWIFALAVLCGGFEDARAGLSFSKDEGALFPEGLFEESSNIRRFGVTTWPAELLKAEPPVRVLNILCANPAQQSPDSRLIEEALAAVDFKVCGEVFMTRTAELCDLVLPASIFLEEEDWIGGYGHSYISRNERVAAPRGECRSDWETYGALAERLGLDLDMKGLFSQMGWMISGDARLREVSRNLYLWDEPCYWKLSGSRARLPETTPLPLKIKAGHLRLVTVHSELYINGQNIDAPAMSMEPIVNLPEKFCLERKIAAGDSVRILSANGAELTMRAAIDRSLGEDTAWAMQGLPGLNRLTSTYEAPGRGAPYAECFITIEKT, from the coding sequence ATGAACGACGATTGGAAAACTACCGCCTGTCCCTATGACTGCCCCTGCGCCTGCTCGATGCTAGCGCGGGTAAACGGCGGCATAATAGAGCTGCGCGTAAATCCCGCCAACAGACAGTGTTCCTTCATCTGTGCCAAGGGGCGGCGTTTTATAAAACGGATCAACGACCCGCGGCGGCTGCTTCATCCGCTTTTGCGCCGCGGCGCGGAGTGGGTAAAAATTTCCTGGGATGAGGCGCTCGGCCTGTGGGCCGAAAAGATATCGGCGGCGGTGAAGGACTGCGGCCCGCTCTCCGTGATGTCATTCGCCAGCGCGGGCTCCATGACCTTTTCCAAACGGCTGATCCCCGCCTTCTACGCCGCCCTCGGCGGCTTCACGAAAACCAAAGGCACCCTCTGCTCCTCCATCGGCTCGGCGGGGCTTAAAGAATCTACCTGCGGCTTCGGCGTCCCCTATGTTCCTCTGGAGGATATCTCCACGGCGCGCGGCCTGCTCTTCTGGGGACGCAACAGCCGCCATACGCAGCCGCAGATGGCCCCCTGCCTCGCGGCGCTGCGGCGCGGCGGCGGAGAGACGGCCTGCGTCGAGGTGCGCCTCTCGGCGACGGCGGCGCAGAGCAACTGCTTCTGGCGGATATCGCCGGGCGGCGACTGGGCGCTTGCCGCCTGGCTATGCCGCCGGCTGGCGGATGATAAAAGGGACTGCCGCGGCTGGCGCGCGCGTGTCATAAATCACGAAGAATTTCTCAACGCCCTGCATAACGCGGATAAGGACTGGCTGCTGTCGCAGGCAGGCCTTTCGAATGAGACCGCCGAGGAGATATACCGCTGGCTCCTCTCGCATTACCCCGTCGTCCACATTCCCGCCTACGGCGCGCAGCGCTATCTGCACGGAGACATGCAGTTCCGCTGGATATTCGCCCTCGCGGTGCTCTGCGGCGGCTTTGAGGACGCGCGGGCGGGGCTCTCATTCAGCAAAGACGAGGGGGCGCTCTTTCCCGAGGGACTTTTTGAGGAAAGTTCCAACATACGCCGCTTCGGCGTCACCACCTGGCCCGCCGAGCTGCTGAAGGCGGAGCCTCCCGTGAGGGTGCTGAACATCCTCTGCGCCAACCCCGCGCAGCAGTCGCCCGATTCGCGGCTGATCGAGGAGGCGCTGGCCGCGGTGGATTTCAAAGTATGCGGCGAGGTCTTTATGACGCGCACCGCCGAGCTCTGCGACCTTGTGCTGCCAGCCTCGATCTTCCTCGAAGAGGAGGACTGGATCGGCGGCTACGGACACAGTTATATCAGCCGCAACGAACGCGTCGCCGCCCCGCGAGGCGAGTGCCGCAGCGACTGGGAGACATACGGCGCCCTCGCGGAACGTCTCGGCCTCGATCTTGATATGAAGGGGCTCTTCTCGCAAATGGGATGGATGATCTCCGGTGACGCCCGCCTCCGCGAGGTCTCGCGAAACCTCTACCTCTGGGACGAGCCATGCTACTGGAAGCTCTCCGGCTCACGCGCGCGGCTGCCGGAGACGACGCCGCTGCCGCTGAAAATAAAGGCGGGACACCTGCGCCTCGTCACCGTGCACTCGGAGCTGTACATCAACGGGCAAAATATCGACGCCCCGGCGATGTCTATGGAGCCGATCGTCAACCTGCCGGAAAAATTTTGTCTGGAAAGAAAGATAGCGGCAGGAGACAGCGTGCGCATTCTCTCCGCCAACGGCGCGGAACTTACCATGCGCGCCGCGATAGACCGCTCCCTCGGGGAAGATACCGCCTGGGCGATGCAGGGTCTGCCGGGACTGAACAGGCTGACCAGCACGTACGAGGCTCCGGGAAGGGGCGCGCCCTACGCGGAGTGTTTTATAACAATAGAAAAGACATAA
- a CDS encoding HD domain-containing protein has protein sequence MTERELFAKVKEAGGNAYLVGGAVRDRLMGRAVHDRDYVVCGLSPEVFHALFPGARLVGRSFPVFLLAVDGLLCETAFARRERKNGSGYKGFEVCCAPDITIEEDLYRRDTTVNSMALGADGCLVDPYGGARDIKLRLIRATSEHFCEDPLRALRAARQAAQFDFSIEAATLAMMGRCAAELRAEPRERKFAELEKALGAPRPSLYFRDLLAAGLLEQEFPWLYRLIGQSQPPEYHPEGDAFEHTMLALDRAAAMTERTEVRFAALMHDIGKGETPEETLPHHYGHEERGGALMKEISETLGLPRLWSRCARFAAVEHMRPSRMKNPAKIRDLLRALEGEPLGADGFRTVIAADGGEIPEFLRDYERLLATIKAAAKCRVPETLEGPQIGEYIRSNEIRALREALKETG, from the coding sequence ATGACAGAGAGAGAATTGTTCGCAAAGGTAAAAGAGGCGGGCGGAAACGCTTATCTTGTAGGCGGCGCCGTCCGTGACCGGCTGATGGGGCGCGCGGTCCACGACCGCGACTATGTTGTCTGCGGCCTGTCGCCGGAGGTATTTCACGCGCTCTTCCCCGGGGCGCGGCTGGTGGGGCGTTCCTTTCCGGTCTTTCTTCTGGCGGTGGACGGCCTGCTTTGCGAGACCGCCTTCGCGCGCCGTGAGCGGAAAAACGGCTCTGGTTATAAGGGATTTGAGGTCTGCTGCGCTCCCGATATAACGATAGAGGAAGACCTTTACCGGCGGGATACGACGGTAAACAGCATGGCGCTCGGCGCGGACGGCTGCCTGGTCGATCCCTACGGCGGAGCGCGTGACATTAAGCTGCGGCTGATACGGGCCACCTCGGAACACTTTTGCGAAGACCCTCTGCGAGCCCTGCGCGCGGCGCGCCAGGCTGCGCAGTTTGACTTTTCCATAGAGGCGGCGACGCTTGCGATGATGGGGCGCTGCGCGGCTGAGCTGAGGGCCGAGCCGCGGGAGCGTAAGTTTGCCGAGCTCGAGAAGGCGCTCGGCGCGCCGCGGCCCTCGCTCTATTTCCGTGATCTGCTGGCCGCGGGGCTCCTTGAGCAGGAATTCCCCTGGCTGTACAGGCTAATAGGCCAAAGCCAGCCGCCGGAATACCACCCCGAAGGCGACGCCTTTGAGCATACGATGCTGGCTCTCGACCGCGCCGCGGCGATGACGGAGCGTACCGAGGTACGCTTCGCGGCACTGATGCACGATATCGGCAAGGGCGAGACGCCGGAGGAGACGCTGCCGCACCATTACGGACACGAGGAGCGCGGCGGCGCGCTTATGAAGGAGATCTCGGAGACCTTAGGGCTGCCGCGCCTCTGGAGCCGCTGCGCGAGGTTCGCGGCGGTGGAGCACATGCGCCCCTCGCGCATGAAAAACCCCGCGAAGATCAGGGATCTGCTCCGGGCGCTTGAGGGCGAGCCGCTGGGAGCGGACGGTTTTCGGACCGTCATCGCCGCCGACGGCGGCGAGATCCCGGAATTTCTCCGCGATTATGAAAGATTGCTGGCAACTATTAAGGCCGCCGCGAAATGCCGTGTGCCCGAGACGCTCGAGGGACCCCAGATAGGCGAATATATCCGTTCAAATGAGATACGGGCGCTGCGCGAAGCGCTGAAGGAGACCGGATAA
- the frr gene encoding ribosome recycling factor gives MPQNVLKELTSRCEKSIEHLKGSMLGVRTGRAHPALVEEIKVDYFGTPTPVKNMGSVNVPEARQIVITPWDKTAMKAIEKAIQSSSLGITPQNDGESIRLNLPELTQQRRVELKKMVNKMAEDGRVAVRNIRRDAIEILKKMEKESKITEDDLKKFQKEAQDKTDAFIKKIDAVLTDKEKEIMDK, from the coding sequence ATGCCTCAGAACGTACTTAAAGAACTGACCTCACGCTGCGAAAAGAGCATCGAACACCTGAAGGGTTCTATGCTCGGCGTCCGCACAGGAAGAGCGCATCCCGCACTTGTTGAAGAGATAAAGGTTGATTATTTCGGGACGCCGACTCCCGTCAAGAATATGGGCAGCGTCAATGTGCCGGAGGCACGTCAGATCGTCATCACCCCGTGGGACAAGACCGCTATGAAGGCCATCGAAAAGGCTATACAGTCTTCGAGCCTCGGTATCACGCCGCAGAACGACGGCGAGTCCATCCGCCTCAATCTGCCTGAGCTCACGCAGCAGCGCCGCGTCGAACTCAAAAAGATGGTCAACAAGATGGCGGAGGACGGGCGCGTAGCGGTACGCAACATCCGCCGCGACGCGATCGAAATCCTTAAAAAGATGGAAAAAGAGAGCAAGATAACCGAGGACGACCTAAAGAAGTTCCAGAAGGAGGCGCAGGACAAGACTGACGCCTTCATCAAGAAGATAGACGCGGTGCTTACGGATAAAGAGAAAGAGATAATGGATAAGTAA
- the pyrH gene encoding UMP kinase — protein sequence MERKYSRVLLKLSGEILAGEGHFGLDYEAIRGICEQIVEVANEGIAISMVVGGGNIIRGAQTTSIERAQADYMGMLGTVINALALQDTLERLGQPTRVQSAIEMRQIAETVIRRRAIRHLEKGRIVIFAAGTGSPYFSTDTTAALRASEIGADCLLKATKVDGIYDKDPAKYSDAVKMPHVSYMDALQMQLKAMDAAAFSLCQENKIPIVVFDVLKKGNLRRLLIDVENIGSMVS from the coding sequence ATGGAACGCAAATACAGCAGAGTGCTTCTCAAGCTCTCCGGCGAGATACTGGCTGGAGAGGGACATTTCGGCCTTGACTATGAGGCTATACGCGGGATATGCGAACAGATAGTTGAGGTTGCCAACGAGGGTATCGCCATATCGATGGTGGTCGGCGGCGGGAATATTATCCGAGGCGCGCAGACCACAAGTATCGAACGCGCGCAGGCTGACTATATGGGAATGCTCGGCACGGTGATAAACGCGCTGGCCCTGCAGGATACGCTTGAACGCCTCGGACAGCCGACGCGCGTGCAGTCGGCTATCGAGATGCGCCAGATCGCGGAGACGGTCATCCGCCGCCGCGCGATACGCCACCTTGAAAAGGGACGGATCGTCATCTTTGCCGCCGGCACCGGCTCCCCCTATTTTTCCACCGACACGACCGCCGCTCTGCGCGCCTCGGAGATTGGTGCTGACTGTCTGCTGAAGGCGACGAAGGTTGACGGTATATATGATAAGGACCCCGCGAAGTACAGCGATGCCGTGAAGATGCCGCATGTCTCGTATATGGACGCGCTGCAGATGCAGCTCAAGGCAATGGACGCCGCGGCCTTTTCGCTCTGCCAGGAAAATAAAATTCCTATCGTCGTGTTCGATGTGCTCAAGAAGGGCAATCTGCGCAGACTGCTGATCGACGTAGAAAATATCGGCTCAATGGTCTCTTAG
- the tsf gene encoding translation elongation factor Ts, with product MAEITAAMVSELRARTSVGMMDCKKALVECSGDMDKACDYLREKGLAKAAKKAERTAAQGKMFTYVHSNAKLAVLLELDCETDFVARTEEFNTLGHEIAMHIAAANPTYIKPEDVPAEVLEHEKMVIMAQAREEGKPEKMLEKIAEGRINKFYEENCLLEQKYIRNPDVKIKDLIVENIAKIGENIVVRRYARFMIEG from the coding sequence ATGGCAGAAATTACAGCAGCAATGGTGTCAGAGCTTCGCGCTCGTACATCGGTCGGAATGATGGACTGCAAAAAGGCGCTCGTGGAGTGCTCCGGCGATATGGACAAGGCCTGCGACTACCTTCGTGAGAAGGGGCTCGCCAAGGCGGCCAAGAAGGCTGAGCGCACCGCGGCTCAGGGCAAGATGTTCACCTACGTTCACAGCAACGCGAAGCTTGCCGTTCTTCTTGAGCTTGACTGCGAGACGGACTTTGTCGCCCGCACGGAAGAGTTCAACACGCTCGGACATGAGATCGCGATGCACATTGCCGCCGCCAACCCCACATACATCAAGCCGGAAGATGTCCCCGCCGAAGTGCTGGAGCATGAGAAGATGGTCATCATGGCTCAGGCGCGCGAAGAGGGTAAGCCTGAGAAGATGCTTGAAAAGATCGCCGAGGGCCGTATCAACAAGTTCTATGAGGAAAACTGCCTCCTGGAGCAGAAGTACATACGCAACCCTGACGTCAAGATAAAGGATCTTATCGTCGAGAACATCGCGAAGATCGGTGAAAATATCGTCGTTCGCCGCTACGCCCGCTTCATGATCGAGGGCTAG
- the rpsB gene encoding 30S ribosomal protein S2: protein MGVVSMKQLLECGVHFGHQTRRWNPKMKPFIFTERNGIYIIDLQKTVKGLEKAYDFVREVSKSGGSVLFVGTKRQAQDPIRDEALKAGQFYINQRWLGGLLTNFATIHRRVMRMTELQQMEEDGSINKYPKKEIIQLRKEREKLEKYLSGIKDMKDIPDALFIIDPRRETIAVLEAHKLDIPVIAIVDTNCDPDVVDYPIPGNDDAIRAIELVVGLMANAFIEGRQGQDARVEEKEEAAPVVEEEVAELPAEDISEDEMKLRAKELAEQKGWKETN, encoded by the coding sequence ATGGGAGTAGTAAGTATGAAACAGCTTCTTGAATGCGGCGTCCACTTTGGACACCAGACGAGACGCTGGAACCCGAAGATGAAGCCGTTCATCTTCACGGAGCGCAATGGGATCTACATCATCGACCTTCAGAAGACGGTCAAGGGCCTTGAGAAGGCTTACGATTTTGTTCGCGAAGTCTCGAAGTCGGGCGGAAGCGTCCTCTTTGTAGGGACGAAGCGCCAGGCGCAGGACCCCATTCGTGACGAGGCTCTTAAGGCCGGACAGTTCTACATCAACCAGCGCTGGCTTGGCGGCCTTCTCACAAACTTTGCGACGATCCACCGCCGCGTGATGCGCATGACCGAGCTGCAGCAGATGGAAGAGGACGGCAGCATCAACAAGTATCCGAAGAAAGAGATCATCCAGCTTCGCAAGGAACGCGAGAAACTTGAAAAGTATCTCTCCGGCATCAAAGACATGAAGGACATCCCCGATGCCCTCTTCATCATTGACCCCCGCCGTGAGACGATAGCCGTTCTCGAAGCTCATAAGCTCGACATCCCAGTAATCGCGATCGTCGATACGAACTGCGATCCCGATGTCGTAGACTATCCCATCCCCGGCAATGACGACGCTATCCGCGCGATAGAGCTTGTCGTCGGTCTGATGGCCAACGCCTTCATTGAGGGACGCCAGGGTCAGGATGCCCGCGTAGAGGAAAAGGAAGAAGCCGCCCCTGTAGTGGAAGAAGAGGTCGCCGAACTTCCCGCCGAGGATATCTCGGAGGACGAAATGAAGCTTCGTGCGAAAGAGCTTGCCGAGCAGAAGGGCTGGAAGGAGACGAACTAA